The DNA window TTTAAGTCGCTTGTATTCAACTCCACCGGGGAAACGCCGCTGCCAGTACTCATGCTAGGAACTTACGGAATTCAAGAAAAAAGTGCCGGACAGCGGCGTGGCATTACTTAGTTTTTACCGGCGTATACGCGGGTCTGGCCCCCGTCGACGATGAGGTCAATGCCGGTGATGAAGCTGCTCGCATCCGAGGCCAAAAACACAAGCGCGTCGCCAATGTCTTCCACCGTGCCCACGCGTCCTACCGGAATTTCGGACGCGACCCGCGCCACGTAGTCGTCCACCTGCTGCTGGGTCATCTTCTGCTCGTGGCTGTAGCCCTCCGTGGGCACCACGCCGGGGCTGATGGTATTGACCCGGATCTTGCGGTCCTTCAGGTCCGTGGTCCAGCTGCGGGCCAAGGAGCGCACGGCCGCTTTGGTGGCGGCATACACCGCGAAGCCGGGCAAGCCCATGTCGGCCGTGATGGAGGCGTTGAGGATGACGGAAGCGCCGTCTTTCAAGACGCCCAGCAGGCTCTGCACGGTGAGCACGACGCCCTTGACGTTGATGCTCAACTCGCTGTCAATCTGCTCTTCGGTTAGGTCGGCGAGCGGGGTGGCGTGGCCGCCGCCGGCGTTAGCAAACAGAATGTCGAGCTGGCCGTGCGCGGCCTTGATGGTGTCGGCTACGCGCTGAGCATCGCTTTTGCTGGCCGCGTCGGCCTGAATACCGTGGGCGGAAGGCCCTAATTTGGCAACAGCCTCATCGAGCACCTGCTGCCGGCGGCCCGTGATGTAGACGATAGCGCCGGCTTCAATGAGACGCTTCGCAGAACCAAAACCAATGCCGGTGGTGCCACCGGTTACCAGGGCAACGCGCCCTTTTAAAACTTGTGTTTCCATGTTATTATAGGAAAAAAACCTAACTCCCAGGCAACGGGGCGCCTGCCCGGCGGCCCGGGAGCAAAGTCAAATGAAGGAGGAATGAGGGGCGCAAGCCCGCTCGGGGTCTCGCTACCTTAGCGATTCACCGTGGCTTGTTGCTGGGCATTGTAGCGCGCCCCCTGGATTTTTACCTGCTGGAGCACTTCTTCAATGCGGCGCAGGTCATCCGCGGTCAGCTCCACGTTAGCGGCGCCCACGTTCTCTTGCAGGCGGTGCAGCTTGGTGGTGCCGGGGATGGGCGCAATCCAGGGCTTTTGGGCCAGCAGCCAGGCCAGGGCAATCTGCGCCGGCGTGGCCTGCTTGCTGTCGGCAATGCCTTTGACCAGGTCCGTCAGGGCCAGATTGGCCTTGCGGGCTTCTTCCTGGAAGCGGGGCAGGGTGTTGCGAATGTCGCCTTCCTTGAAGGTGGAGTCCGCGTTAATGGCGCCGGTCAGGAAGCCTTTGCCCAGGGGGCTGAACGGCACGAAGCCAATGCCCAACTCTTCGAGGGTCGGGATAATCTGCTCCTCGGGCTCGCGGGTCCACATCGAGTACTCGCTCTGTAGGGCCGATACCGGCTGCACGGCGTGCGCCTTGCGGATGATGTCCACACCGGCTTCGGAGAGGCCGAAGTACCTTACTTTGCCCTCGGCAATCAGGTCTTTTACGGTACCGGCTACGTCCTCAATCGGCACGTTGGGGTCTACCCGGTGCTGGTAGAAGATGTCGATGTAGTCGGTTTTCAGGCGCTTGAGCGACTGCTCGGCCACTAGGCGAATACGGGCTGGGGTACTATCGAGACCGGCCTTCGCGTCGCCGTTTTTGAAACCGAACTTGGTAGCGATGACCACCTGCTGCCGTACGTCTGCCAGGGCATTTCCCACCAGCACTTCGTTGGCTTCGCCATACGCCTCGGCGCTGTCGAAGAGGGTTACGCCCAGGTCCACCGCTGCCCGCAGTAGCTTAGTGGCTTCGGTGATATCGGCGGCTGGACCGTAGCCGAAGGTCATGCCCATGCAACCCAGACCGAGGGCTGATACTTCCATTCCGCTGGAGCCAATTTTGCGCTTTTTCATCTTGTTTTCTAGTTGAGGGTATAAGGAATAGTCCTTGCGTGGCAGCACTTGCTTAGGGCCTTTCAAAGCCCCCGTAGTACTTGCTGCAATTGACTATACAAAGGTCCCCTACCCCCAACGCGGCGGAAAACGCGATTCAAACCAAAAAGTAAGAATATCAAACCAGATGCAAAAGAGAGGCTACTCCTAGCCTCTCTTTTGAAAAGTATCATTGAAATTGACTTGGAGTGGTCTAGTCACGCTAGACAGTTCAGAGTACTGGTATCGGGCAACTTGGTCACAGCCGCTTTTGTACTGTGTTTTTTATATACCAGCTGATTCCAGTTGGTTAAACATGAAGTATTGATGAAAATAGGGCTTAGGTGGCATTCTAAGAAAGCTGCATCTTACCATGCCACCTGATTTCTCTACTTTAGTTTGGTCTAGTTTGATGGGAGCAGGTCAGTTGCCGAAGCGATACGCAACAGACTGCGTCGCCACCCGCGAACTGGAATGCGCTCGAGAATGCTCCTCATGACTGACATGTATTGACCGGGCCTTGTCACGCCGGTGATGCTCAGCACGAACTGGCCAGCCCGTTTAGCTTTTGTGCCAACCTTTTACCCAAGGCCAAGTTTCGGACGCGGTGCTCGATGCGCCGGGCTCACTTATCATTCAGGAAGCGGGCAACCGGACGTTCTCGATGCAGACCGCGCTGCACGAGCTGCTAAAATAGCCAGCCTACCTACTATATTAAAGCGCCTGTCAGGCTGAGCTGGCGCAGCATTTTTTCGCGTGAGAAATCATATTTCTAACGGAAGATGCTGCGCCAGCTCAACCTGACAGGCGCTTTGAGCTACCAGATATGGACGACGTGCTTAAAACTCCTGCACCGTGGGGCGTAGCACAATTTCGTTGATATCTACCTCGGCGGGCTGCTCGATGGCGAACGCAATGGCCCGGGCCACTGACGACGCTGGAATAGCCTGTTTGTAGAACTCTACCACGCCCTTGGCACTTTCCTCGTGCGAGCTGCCGTGCTGTAGCTCCGACTCTACCGCGCCGGGCTCGATGCTGGTGACGCGAATGCTGCCGCCTACTTCGTGGCGCAGCCCGTCGGATATAGCCCGCACGGCGTATTTGGTGCCGCTGTACACGGTGCCGCCGGGGCTGAACACTTTGATGCCCGCCACCGACGAGATATTGATAAAGTGCCCGGACTTTTGCTGCTCGAACACGGGCAAGGCGGCCGCGATACCGTAGAGCACGCCTTTGATGTTGATGTCAATCATGCTGTTCCACTCGTCCACCTTGGTGGCACTCATGGGCGCAATGGCCATCAGGCCGGCGTTGTTGATGATAACGTCGAGGCGACCAAACGCTTCTACAGCCTTATCAACCAAGGCTTTTACTTCTTCGGCTTTGGTTACGTCGGTTTGCAGAATCTCTACCTTTCCGCCTGCGGCGCGAATATCGGCAGCAATTTTTTCCAGGTTTTCGAGGCGGCGCGCGCCTAGCACTACGGCGGCACCTTTGCTGGCCAAATGGCGAGCCGTAGTTTCGCCCAGCCCGCTGCTAGCGCCCGTGATGACGACTACTTTATTTTCGATATTCTCCATGATGTTCCTCGTTTGGCCTCGCTTTACTTAAGGCGATGTAGGGGAGAACCGGTAGCTACAGCAGTTGTTTCTTGGGTGGTGGTCTAATTTAAGGTGAGAGTGTAGTTATCGATAACGATTTTAATGCGGGCAGTATGGATTGCCAAACTTTTGCTAAAGGAGCAGGATTTGCGCACCAGCATACCGCACCGCTGCCGTAAGGAGCAATTACTAGCTTCGACAATACTGGTTTGCCCTTCGCCTTTCAGATACGGGCGGTGTCGCCAGCGGGGCAGCACGTTTGTATAGGCATTCCAGCGGTCGGTAAAATACCAGCAGTGGCGGCGGTAGCGACGCGGCAAGGCTTGCCACAGCCGCTGCGCCGTTTGAGCACTGCGGTTGCCCAAAACCCACGCCACGATGCGCCGACTGGCGCGTTCGACCGCAAGCAAGAGCCAGACCTTATGCGCTTTACAGCGTTTTTTCTAAAACTTCTTCCGCCGCAGTCGGGGCAGCGGGGGCGAAGCTGCCCGCGCTTTTTTTAGCAGCTTAGCCACCGTCACGCGCGCCACGCCCGTGGCGTGCACAATGCTACGTTGGGAGTTGCGTTCTACTTAACAGTTTTTCCACCTGGGCATATTGGGCGGCTTTGGCGACAGCAGCGGGCGTAAAACGCGCTTGGTAGCCACAGGCTTTACACTGATATTCGGCATGCCCTTGGCTCGGACCATTGCGCCGAATAGGTTCGCTGCCACATTGGGCACATAGATGTTGCGTGTAAACCATAATCCCTCCTACGCTTTTCACCTCTTAATAGACCACCGCCCAGAAATTCTTCCTTGTCGGGGGGGAGGTGACTGGTTACACTCCAGTCAGCTAGGTAGGGTGTTGTTAAACAAATAGGGTAAAACCTCCGAGTCCATGGCTAAAAGGGGTTCTTCTTCCCAAAGGGCGGATTTACACGCTAAGCACTTTTTAGCTTCTGGGCGTAATTGTAGACGGTGCCATAGGCCAGGTCTAACTGCTTGATGACTTGATTCATAGATAAGCCATTGCGCAGAAGCTGCGCAATGGCCTCCTGCTTAGACTGGGCCAGTGGCGGCCGGGCCACATGCTTGCCCTGGGCTTTGGCCCGGGCCATGCCGGCGCGCACGCGCTGGCTGATGAGCGTGCTCTCAAACAGGGCCAGCGAAGCCATGACGTGGAACACCAACTCGCCCGTGGGCGTGGTGGTGTCGATATTTTCCTGGTAGGAGACGAAGTCCACCCCTAGGCTCTGGAATTCCTTCGGCGCGTTGACCAGCGCCTGGGTCGAGCGGGCAAAGCGGTCGTAGCGCCGGACCAGCACCGCGTCGAGCTACCGGTTCTTGGCCGCCGCCATCATCCGTTTGTACTGAGTTCATTCCTCGCTGGTACCCGAGGCCTAGTCCACGTATTCATCGACAACGGCAAAGCCGCGGCGCTGGGCGTACTCGCGCAGGGGGCGCAGCTGCGTCTCCGGGGCCTGCCCTTTGTCGAGGGTGGAGACGCGGGCATAGAGCGCCACGCGGGTGGGCTGGTCGGTCGGGTTGGCGGGCATCGGAGGTTATCAAAAAGGAGTTCCTTGTTGATAGGCAGCACGCACCCGCTCTACAGCGTAGAATCAGTCTTTCTCAGGCAGTACTATAACCCTCTTTGATAACCGGGCTTAGCGTGTAAATCCGCCCTTTTGGCAAAAGAACCCCTATGTACCCTAACCGGGAGCCGGATGAGGAAATTGAAATCGACGACTACGAATAGCCAGCGGGTGCCAAAGTAGCGCCACTGGCACAAAAAAGCCCGAGGCATTGATGTCCTCGGGCTTTTCGGTTCAAGAGTAGCTCATTCAGCCTGCTGAACTGAGCTGCTCAGCTAGCTGCTTGAAAATTTCAAAGGCCGCGTGCCCACCTATGCTGCCGACACTTTCCTTAGTCAACTCCTGTAACGCGTCAAGGGAGCGCAGTAAAATCCCTTTCTTGGGTTCACTGCGTTGTAGCTGCGCATCGACTACCTGCAGTTGATCGTCAATATCTTCTCGTTGCGTCGCAAAAGTTTCAGTGGCCAGTATCTCACGGAGCTGCTTAACCAGCTCTTTCAGCTGCTGAAGCTGCGTACCTGAAATGACCTGCTTCACTGAGTCGCCACTGGCTACATTCACCTGAGCCCCCTGCCCGGTATTCGTCGTTTGCACAGAATTAGCACCCGTAGAAACTGCGTTGGTGCTGTTGTCGCCAAAATTGAAAATCTGGCTCGTTTGAAAGGGAAACGCCGCTTCCACCTTATCCAGCCTTTTTTCTTCCTGCTGGATGAAGTAAATCGTCTCATGCATGCCTAGATCAATCGGGCACGCTTCAATTTTTCCCTGAAAAGTGCATTTGAGCTTGTGGGCTGCCAGTTCTGTATTCAGTAGCTGAACGACTTCTTGGAGATACAGTTTTTTCTCACTCTTCTCATGGAATTGGTGGGTGCCAGCAATCAGGATACGGCGCGTTTCACTTAGGCCGTTCGGGGTGTTGAATGGGTACCGTTGTGCAGTCGCTTTGTCAAAAGCAACCTGTGCCTGCCGACGGACAATATCTTCGTGTGTCATTACGGAAGTAGTTAACTGATGTGGACGTATCCTGTTAGCTGCCGCTTTCTCTCCGGCCTCGGTTAGATGTACATCGAAATAGTGAGTACGCCGACCATAGGGCCACTCGTTGAGCGTGTCGTTTGGCTTGTCATATTCCAGGAGGCCGCGCCGTACGCATTCCTCCAGAATAAGATGAAACTCCACCTCATCTTTGGCAGCTGCTAAGGGAAAGTCATTGTGGATATTGATGTCGCGTGTTTTGTACGCCGGCACATCCACATCATACAGCACCTGTAACAAGTGGTCCCGCTTTTCCTGCAGTGACTCCGAAGTGCCCTGGGCGTCGTGGAAGGCCTGGCTGGTGATGTGAAATGGCTCTTGTCCTTTCTCCGAAGCCTCCCGGCAAAGCCCAGCCAGCTTGCTGCTGGGGGCATGGTTGCCGGCTACCGTACTATGGTACAGCCCTATCAAAAAATTAAAATCGAAGATGGCCTTACCGATGGGTGCAAATTCATACAGCACCAGCTTATTGTTACCTCTGTACGGTGAGAAAACAGCACTGCCTTTGATGGGGAGACCAGTTAGGGGACACGTGGCCAAAGCATTGAATAAGGAGTCAGGCATTTGACCAATGTATTAGGCAGTTAGCACCAGTGTAATGTCAGCTTACAGTAGGCACGAAGCTACTAAAAAGCCCCTGACTGTTATCCGTCAGGGGCCTTCTAGTGGGCATTTTGCTGTCGTCAGGCTCCACTCAGGCTTTCTGGGCCAGCAGCTGCAGGGCGTAGGTGCGGTGGGATAGCTCCAGCTCGTCCGGATTTATCGTGGCCCCGGCGGCAATGCACACCCCAATGGCCTGCTTGATCATCCCTTGCCCGACGCCCCGAAACTTGTCTAGTTCCGTCAGTGTATCGGCCAACTCGCCTATAGTATGAATACCGGCAGTCCGGCAGCAGCTCAGCAGCCGGCGGGGAAAACCGGGCACGTCCGCCAGGCTCTTAGCCAAGCCATCGCCGGAGGGTGCCGACTCAAAGTAGGGTACGGCTACGGCCGCCAGAATAGTAACCCCTGGCAGTACTTCTTCCGACTTCTTCCAGCGGGAAACAATGCTATTTTCGGTAAGCGTGTCGTCGGTTACTTCAAGGTCGATTACAAGCTGAAATCTTCTCATATGGAGCAAAAACAAGATAAAATAGGAACAGGGCGGCCTTGCCCAACGGAAAGATACTACTCCTTTTGTTACTTACTACTCCTACCCTTGCTCCGCGATTTCTTGGAATGTTTTCTCCAGCTTATCGGCCATATTCATCACCTCTATACCCAGCCCCACTAAGTTCTCCGGCAGGGTAGGGGTTCTTCTTCCCAAAGGGCGGATTTACACGCTAAGCACTTTTTAGCTTCTGGGCGTAATTGTAGACGGTGCCATAGGCCAGGTCTAACTGCTTGATGACTTGATTCATAGATAAGCCATTGCGCAGAAGCTGCGCAATGGCCTCCTGCTTAGACTGGGCCAGTGGCGGCCGGGCCACATGCTTGCCCTGGGCTTTGGCCCGGGCCATGCCGGCGCGCACGCGCTGGCTGATGAGCGTGCTCTCAAACAGGGCCAGCGAAGCCATGACGTGGAACACCAACTCGCCCGTGGGCGTGGTGGTGTCGATATTTTCCTGGTAGGAGACGAAGTCCACCCCTAGGCTCTGGAATTCCTTCGGCGCGTTGACCAGCGCCTGGGTCGAGCGGGCAAAGCGGTCGTAGCGCCGGACCAGCACCGCGTCGAGCTACCGGTTCTTGGCCGCCGCCATCATCCGTTTGTACTGAGTTCATTCCTCGCTGGTACCCGAGGCCTAGTCCACGTATTCATCGACAACGGCAAAGCCGCGGCGCTGGGCGTACTCGCGCAGGGGGCGCAGCTGCGTCTCCGGGGCCTGCCCTTTGTCGAGGGTGGAGACGCGGGCATAGAGCGCCACGCGGGTGGGCTGGTCGGTCGGGTTGGCGGGCATCGGAGGTTATCAAAAAGGAGTTCCTTGTTGATAGGCAGCACGCACCCGCTCTACAGCGTAGAATCAGTCTTTCTCAGGCAGTACTATAACCCTCTTTGATAACCGGGCTTAGCGTGTAAATCCGCCCTTTTGGCAAAAGAACCCCAGAATTCTCAAGGCAGCTCAGCAACTACGTATAATAGTTACTGAGCATAGATGAACGGCCTGCTCATGTTCTTTTCTAGCCTGGCTCGAAGCCTCAAGCCCTTCACGTTTTGCATCGTGCCGAGTTCTGCAACAGCCACTGCACCATTCGGGGCCAGGTAAACCAGGATACACGAGCTCACATACTGGTTTGAAGCGGCCATGGTCTTTTTGTCCAGCCACTAGTTGCGTCCGTCCATGTTAATCCTTTCGGAGAGGCAGCACCTTTGTTATATCAATTCACCTAACCCCCACTTCCATGAAGAATGTAGGATTGCTGGTCCGGCTCGAAGCGAAGCCCGGTAAAGAGCAGGCAGTACTCGAATTTTTGACGGGCGCTCTGCCCCTGGCTCAGCAAGAGCCGGCTACCATAACCTGGTATGCTATTCAGCTGGCGCCGGCCACCTTCGGTATCTTTGATACCTTTCCGGATGAAGCGGGCCGGCAGGCGCATCTGAACGGCCCTATTGCCGCTGCGTTGATGGCCCATGCAGCCGACTTGCTGGCCGTGCCGCCTGTCATTGAACAAGTAGCTATCTTGGCTGCCAAATAATTACCAGCCCCTAAAGCGACCTATGCCCAGGCATAGGTCGCTTTAGGGGCTGGCGGGCAGTTAGTCCGGTTGGCTAGCTGCTATTCTTCTCACGCAATGGCGATTGACTGTCTCCTGCTAACTCATCCGCACACGGGTGAATTAGCGTTTCGAAGCTACTCCTTTAGCGACGACACCCCGTTTAACTACTTGCAACGCAATAATTATTACTCCCTCATTCTGCTTACGCAGGGCAGCGGCGAGCTACGCGCCAACTTTGCCACCTACCTGTTTGCTGGCAGTACGCTGTGTTGTTTTGGCCCTTACCAACCCTACACTATCCAAGCCAGCACCGCTGTAGCGGGCCTGGTCCTGGATTTTCATGCCGACTTTTTCTGCATCTACCGGCATCAGCAGGAGGTAGCTAGCAATGGCATCTTGTTCAACACCATTTTTGAGCCGCCCTTCTTCCCGGTTACAGCAGAGGCGGTGCGTGAATTTGCGGCCCTGGCAGCTGTGATGCAAGAGGAAGTACGGCGCCAAGAGGTAGCACAACAAGAGTCCATCGTATTATATCTGAAGCTCTTTTTGCTGAAAGCTATCCGTATTCGTACTGCACAGCCCGCGTTAGGCACCGAGCAGAACCCGTCTGGCCGGGAGCCCTGGCTCCTGCAGCAACTTCAAGAGGCCATTAATACGCACTACCGCCACCTGCACACGGCCGGGGAGTATGCCGACCTGTTACGAGTTCCCGCCCGAAGCCTAACGCGCCTAGTCAAGTCCCATTATCAGAAGACGCTCAGCCAACTCATCACGGAGCGAATCATTATGGAGGCCAAACGCGAACTGTACCTAACCAGTCAATCCGTCAAGGCTATCGCCTTCGCGCTGGGCTTCGGGGATGAATACTATTTCAGCCGCTTCTTCAAGAAAAATACGGCCGTATCGCCGCAGTTTTTTCGTGAATCAGTTGGGTTCGCAAAAGCAGAAGAAAGCTAGCGCTGTTGAGCTGCCAGCGGTTGGCTGGAGAAATCGTTTTTCTCAACCAGACCGCAGGCTTTCTTCTATAGGCTGCTGGCTCCCAAAGAGACCCCATACGGCGCATAGTATATAAAAAATATAATTATATAGGTAATTTAGGTGTTTTTGAACAAATAGGGTAAAACCTCCGAGTCGTCCGGTTAGGGGGCGGCATTTTGGCTCGGTTACCGCTGCAGTTTGGCTAGGTAGTTTTTCAGGGAGAGGTACTTGCCGTACTTCAGGTGCACGTCCACGATGGTGGTGAGCGGTACGCCCAGCGCGTGCAGGTGCAGAATCCGCTCGCGGTCGGCGTCGTACATGGAGGGCTGCACCACCCCCTTGGGCTTGCCAAGCACGATGCCCTGCTCGCGCCGCGCCCGCAAGCCTTCCTTCGTGCGCTCGGAAACGAAGTCCCGCTCCAGCTCGGCCAGCATGGCGAAAATGGTGAGCAGGATTTTGTGGGTCATGTCGCGGTGATTCTGCGGGTCCAGGTCCAGGCCCTGCTTGACCAGAATCAGCCGGCACCGCTTCTGGTGAATCAACTCTTCAATCAGGCCCAGCACTTCGCGCAGCGAGCGGCCCAGCCGGGAGAGCTCGGAGACGATGACCGTATCGCCGGCAGCAACCTTGGCCTTGGTTAAAAGTTTGGTACAAAGGTTAAACAGGCTAGTGAGAATTGTCTGACTCTCGGTGGGAGGCCCGCGCCTGCTACGGCTAACCTTTTTCACAAACTTCCCGTGCGCTTAGCCCCGGCGGGGTAATCGAGCTCGCCCAATACCGGCCCGAAGGCCCATTGGCCCGCCAAAAAGGCCATTCTGAATGCCAGGACGGCGCGGTGGCGGTGGGTTTCGCTACCTTTAAAGCGCATGAGCACGACCGCAGGGCCCTTGAAAACGCCGCAGAAGACCCCGCCCCTGGTGAGCGGCGCCACCATTGCCCTGGCGTGGCTGCTGTTCAGCGGGTTCATGGTGCTGCTGATTTTCGTGCAGAACCTCTCGGCCGGTACGCCCACCGACTGGCGCGAGGCCCTGGGCGGGCGCCTGCTGCACGGCCTGATTTGGGGGCTGCTCACGCCGGTGGTGTTTGCCCTGGCGGCCCGCTTCAACCTCCTCGAGAGCCGCCACCGGCTGCGGCACCTGCTGGCCCACGCGGCGGCCAGCTACGTCCTCACGCTTGCTTACCGCCTCGTGTACGCCGCCGTGATGCACGGCAGCGGGGCCGTGCCGGGCCGGGTTTCCCTCGCCGAGGTCGTGGCCAACGCCAACAGCTGGGTGCCCATTTACTGGATGCTGCTCTGCATCGCCTACGCCGTGCAGTACCGCGAGCGGTACCGCGAAGGCCGGGTGCGGGCCGCCCAGCTCGAAACCCAGCTGGTGCAGGCCCAGCTGCAGGCCCTGAAAATGCAGCTCCAGCCGCACTTTCTCTTCAATTCCATGAACGCCGTCTCGGCCCTGATGAGCCAGGACGTGAAGGCCGCCCGGCGCATGCTGGCCCAGCTCAGCCAGTTTCTGCGGCTGGTGCTGGAAGGTACCGACGAGCAGGAAGTGACCCTGGAACAGGAGCTGCGCCTCACCCGGCTCTACTTGGAAATCGAGCAAACCCGCTTCCCTGACCGGCTGGCCGTGCGCTACAATATTGCCCCCGATACCGAAGGGGCGCTGCTGCCCGCCCTGCTACTGCAGCCAGTGGTGGAAAACGCCGTGCGCCACGGCCTGGCGCCCCGCGCCGGGGCCGGCGAGCTGGCCGTGCGGGCCGAAAAACAGGGCGACCGGCTGCTGCTGCAAGTGCAGGACAACGGCCGGGGCGCGGCCGACACCGCCGCGCGGGGCATCGGCCTGCGCAACCTGGAAAGCCGGCTGGCCACGCTCTACGGCCCGGACTATGCCCTGGCGGTGGAGTCGGCCCCGGCGTGCGGCTACTGCCTGCGCTTGTCCATCCCGTTCCGGCGGGCGGTGGCCGGCGTTACCCCAGAGCCCGCATGAGCCCCATCCGCACGCTGCTGGTCGACGACGAGCCCCTGGCGCGCAGCCTGCTGCGCGAACTGTTGGCCGATTTTCCGGCGCTGGCCGTAACGGGCGAAGCCGCCAACGGCACCGAGGCCCTCACCGCCCTGCACACCGGCGCATACGACGTCGTTTTCCTTGATGTGCAGCTGCCTGACCTTGATGGCGTGCAGGTGCTGCGGCGGCTGCAGGCGGCCGGCCAGCCGCTCCCGCTGGTGGTGTTCGTGACGGCCTACGACCAGTACGCGGTGCAGGCCTTCGCCCTGCACGCCGTCGATTACCTGCTCAAACCGCTGGACCCCGACCGGTTTGCCGACTGCGTGGGCCGGCTGCCGCCGCAGTTGCTGCTGCGCCAAAGCCCGGCCCCCGGCCCCGCGCTGGCGGCCCTGCTGCACAGCTGGACCGCCCCGCCTGTGCCCGACTATCAGGACCAGTTTCTGGTGAAGCTGCCCGAGCGCAGCTTCTTCGTGCCGGCCGCCGAGGTGTGCTACTTCGAAGCCACCGGCAACGGCGTGCTGCTGCACGCGGCCGGCAGGCACTACCCGCTGCGCACGGCCCTGGGCCAGCTGGCCGAGCGGCTCGACCCGGCCGTGTTCCTGCGCATTCACCGCTCGTGCATCGTCAACCCGGCCCACATCGTGGATTTTAAGCATTGGTCGCACGGCGAGTACCTGTTTCGCATGGCCAACGGGCAGCACGTCACCTCCTCGCGCAGCTACAGCGCCGGGGTGCAGCAGCTGCTCAA is part of the Hymenobacter sublimis genome and encodes:
- a CDS encoding SDR family NAD(P)-dependent oxidoreductase; the protein is METQVLKGRVALVTGGTTGIGFGSAKRLIEAGAIVYITGRRQQVLDEAVAKLGPSAHGIQADAASKSDAQRVADTIKAAHGQLDILFANAGGGHATPLADLTEEQIDSELSINVKGVVLTVQSLLGVLKDGASVILNASITADMGLPGFAVYAATKAAVRSLARSWTTDLKDRKIRVNTISPGVVPTEGYSHEQKMTQQQVDDYVARVASEIPVGRVGTVEDIGDALVFLASDASSFITGIDLIVDGGQTRVYAGKN
- a CDS encoding aldo/keto reductase, producing MKKRKIGSSGMEVSALGLGCMGMTFGYGPAADITEATKLLRAAVDLGVTLFDSAEAYGEANEVLVGNALADVRQQVVIATKFGFKNGDAKAGLDSTPARIRLVAEQSLKRLKTDYIDIFYQHRVDPNVPIEDVAGTVKDLIAEGKVRYFGLSEAGVDIIRKAHAVQPVSALQSEYSMWTREPEEQIIPTLEELGIGFVPFSPLGKGFLTGAINADSTFKEGDIRNTLPRFQEEARKANLALTDLVKGIADSKQATPAQIALAWLLAQKPWIAPIPGTTKLHRLQENVGAANVELTADDLRRIEEVLQQVKIQGARYNAQQQATVNR
- a CDS encoding SDR family oxidoreductase, whose translation is MENIENKVVVITGASSGLGETTARHLASKGAAVVLGARRLENLEKIAADIRAAGGKVEILQTDVTKAEEVKALVDKAVEAFGRLDVIINNAGLMAIAPMSATKVDEWNSMIDINIKGVLYGIAAALPVFEQQKSGHFINISSVAGIKVFSPGGTVYSGTKYAVRAISDGLRHEVGGSIRVTSIEPGAVESELQHGSSHEESAKGVVEFYKQAIPASSVARAIAFAIEQPAEVDINEIVLRPTVQEF
- a CDS encoding IS1 family transposase, which translates into the protein MLAVERASRRIVAWVLGNRSAQTAQRLWQALPRRYRRHCWYFTDRWNAYTNVLPRWRHRPYLKGEGQTSIVEASNCSLRQRCGMLVRKSCSFSKSLAIHTARIKIVIDNYTLTLN
- a CDS encoding transposase-like zinc-binding domain-containing protein, whose amino-acid sequence is MVYTQHLCAQCGSEPIRRNGPSQGHAEYQCKACGYQARFTPAAVAKAAQYAQVEKLLSRTQLPT
- a CDS encoding putative quinol monooxygenase, whose translation is MKNVGLLVRLEAKPGKEQAVLEFLTGALPLAQQEPATITWYAIQLAPATFGIFDTFPDEAGRQAHLNGPIAAALMAHAADLLAVPPVIEQVAILAAK
- a CDS encoding helix-turn-helix domain-containing protein, translated to MAIDCLLLTHPHTGELAFRSYSFSDDTPFNYLQRNNYYSLILLTQGSGELRANFATYLFAGSTLCCFGPYQPYTIQASTAVAGLVLDFHADFFCIYRHQQEVASNGILFNTIFEPPFFPVTAEAVREFAALAAVMQEEVRRQEVAQQESIVLYLKLFLLKAIRIRTAQPALGTEQNPSGREPWLLQQLQEAINTHYRHLHTAGEYADLLRVPARSLTRLVKSHYQKTLSQLITERIIMEAKRELYLTSQSVKAIAFALGFGDEYYFSRFFKKNTAVSPQFFRESVGFAKAEES
- a CDS encoding recombinase family protein, whose translation is MKKVSRSRRGPPTESQTILTSLFNLCTKLLTKAKVAAGDTVIVSELSRLGRSLREVLGLIEELIHQKRCRLILVKQGLDLDPQNHRDMTHKILLTIFAMLAELERDFVSERTKEGLRARREQGIVLGKPKGVVQPSMYDADRERILHLHALGVPLTTIVDVHLKYGKYLSLKNYLAKLQR
- a CDS encoding sensor histidine kinase, whose protein sequence is MSTTAGPLKTPQKTPPLVSGATIALAWLLFSGFMVLLIFVQNLSAGTPTDWREALGGRLLHGLIWGLLTPVVFALAARFNLLESRHRLRHLLAHAAASYVLTLAYRLVYAAVMHGSGAVPGRVSLAEVVANANSWVPIYWMLLCIAYAVQYRERYREGRVRAAQLETQLVQAQLQALKMQLQPHFLFNSMNAVSALMSQDVKAARRMLAQLSQFLRLVLEGTDEQEVTLEQELRLTRLYLEIEQTRFPDRLAVRYNIAPDTEGALLPALLLQPVVENAVRHGLAPRAGAGELAVRAEKQGDRLLLQVQDNGRGAADTAARGIGLRNLESRLATLYGPDYALAVESAPACGYCLRLSIPFRRAVAGVTPEPA
- a CDS encoding LytR/AlgR family response regulator transcription factor gives rise to the protein MSPIRTLLVDDEPLARSLLRELLADFPALAVTGEAANGTEALTALHTGAYDVVFLDVQLPDLDGVQVLRRLQAAGQPLPLVVFVTAYDQYAVQAFALHAVDYLLKPLDPDRFADCVGRLPPQLLLRQSPAPGPALAALLHSWTAPPVPDYQDQFLVKLPERSFFVPAAEVCYFEATGNGVLLHAAGRHYPLRTALGQLAERLDPAVFLRIHRSCIVNPAHIVDFKHWSHGEYLFRMANGQHVTSSRSYSAGVQQLLKRFA